A single window of Fretibacterium sp. OH1220_COT-178 DNA harbors:
- a CDS encoding TRAP transporter small permease: MVLMFFVQVLNRNIFKLPGLAWLEELATYCQIYMVLIGTEIGLRDGTQVSVTAVIDCLKGRAYKIVRILAKIIVIVFSGTLAFSTIRLLRVQLLSGQTSSAMGIPMVIPYFALTLSFTVITLVQSASLVGMLKDCNPHLIGTKEESSEKEREENI, translated from the coding sequence ATGGTGTTGATGTTTTTTGTCCAGGTTCTTAACCGAAATATCTTCAAGTTACCCGGACTAGCTTGGCTTGAGGAGTTGGCGACGTATTGCCAGATCTACATGGTGCTGATCGGCACGGAAATCGGTCTTCGAGACGGTACTCAAGTATCCGTTACAGCTGTTATTGACTGTCTGAAAGGACGAGCCTACAAAATCGTCCGAATCCTGGCAAAGATCATCGTCATCGTGTTCTCCGGAACACTCGCATTCAGTACGATCCGGCTCCTTCGAGTGCAATTACTGAGCGGCCAGACATCCTCCGCAATGGGCATTCCCATGGTAATTCCCTATTTTGCACTGACTCTGAGTTTTACTGTCATTACGCTGGTACAGAGCGCAAGCCTGGTTGGAATGCTGAAGGATTGCAATCCTCACCTCATAGGCACAAAGGAGGA